The Odocoileus virginianus isolate 20LAN1187 ecotype Illinois chromosome 3, Ovbor_1.2, whole genome shotgun sequence genome includes a window with the following:
- the EVI5L gene encoding EVI5-like protein isoform X2, whose protein sequence is MASPTLSPDSSSQEALSAPTCSPTSDSENLSPDELELLAKLEEQNRLLEADSKSMRSMNGSRRNSGSSLVSSSSASSNLSHLEEDTWILWGRIANEWEEWRRRKEKLLKELIRKGIPHHFRAIVWQLLCSATDMPVKNQYSELLKMSSPCEKLIRRDIARTYPEHEFFKGQDSLGQEVLFNVMKAYSLVDREVGYCQGSAFIVGLLLMQMPEEEAFCVFVRLMQEYRLRELFKPSMAELGLCIYQFEYMLQEQLPDLNTHFRSQSFHTSMYASSWFLTLFLTTFPLPVATRVFDIFMYEGLEIVFRVGLALLQVNQTELMQLDMEGMSQYFQRVIPHQFDSCPDKLILKAYQVKYNPKKMKRLEKEYAAMKSKEMEEQIEIKRLRTENRLLKQRIETLEKESAALADRLIQGQVTRAQEAEENYVIKRELAVVRQQCSSAAEDLQKAQSTIRQLQEQQDNPRLTEDFVAHLETELEQSRLRETETLGALREMQDKVLDMEKRNSSLPDENNVARLQEELKALKVREGEAVASARELKLQLQELSDTWQAHLSRGGRWKESPRKLVLGELQDELMSVRLREAQALAEGRELRQRVVELETQDHIHRNLLNRVEAERAALQEKLQYLAAQNKGLQTQLSESRRKQAEAECKSKEEVMAVRLREADSMAAVAEMRQRIAELEIQREEGRIQGQLNHSDSSQYIRELKDQIEELKAEVRLLKGPPPFEDPLAFDGLGLARHLDEDSLPSSDEELLGVGVGAALQDALYPLSPRDARFFRRLERPAKDSEGSSDSDADELAAPYSQGLDN, encoded by the exons ATGGCGAGCCCCACTCTGAGCCCCGACTCCTCATCCCAGGAGGCCCTGTCAGCCCCCACCTGCTCTCCCACCTCCGACTCCGAGAACCTCAGCCCCGATGAGCTGGAGCTGCTGGCCAAGCTTGAAGAGCAGAACCG GCTACTGGAGGCCGACTCCAAGTCCATGCGCTCCATGAATGGCTCCCGGCGGAACAGTGGCTCCTCACTGGTGTCCAGCTCCTCAGCCTCCTCCAACCTGAgccacctggaggaggacacgtGGATTCTGTGGGGCCGGATCGCCAACGAGTGGGAGGAGTGGAGACGCCGGAAGGAGAAGCTGCTGAAG GAGCTGATCCGCAAGGGCATCCCGCATCACTTCCGGGCCATCGTCTGGCAGCTCCTGTGCAGTGCCACAGACATGCCAGTCAAGAACCAGTACTCAGAGCTGCTCAAGATGTCGTCTCCCTGCGAGAAGCTCATCCGCAGGGACATCGCCCGCACTTACCCAGAGCACGAGTTCTTCAAGGGCCAGGACAGCCTAGGCCAGGAGGTCCTCTTCAATGTCATGAAG GCCTACTCGCTGGTGGACCGGGAGGTGGGCTACTGCCAGGGCAGCGCCTTCATCGTGGGACTGCTGCTCATGCAG atgccTGAGGAGGAGGCCTTCTGTGTGTTCGTGCGGCTGATGCAGGAGTACCGCCTGCGGGAGCTCTTCAAGCCCAGCATGGCCGAGCTGGGGCTCTGCATCTACCAGTTTGAATACATGCTACAG GAGCAGCTCCCGGACCTGAACACCCACTTCCGCTCCCAGAGCTTCCACACGTCCATGTATGCCTCGTCCTGGTTCCTCACGCTCTTCCTCACCACCTTCCCACTGCCTGTTGCCACCCGTGTCTTTGACATCTTCATGTATGAG GGCCTGGAGATCGTCTTCCGGGTGGGCCTCGCCCTGCTGCAGGTGAACCAGACGGAGCTGATGCAGCTGGACATGGAGGGGATGTCCCAG TACTTCCAGAGGGTGATCCCCCATCAGTTCGACAGCTGTCCAGATAAGCTGATCCTCAAGGCTTACCAGGTCAAGTACAACCCCAAGAAGATGAAGAG ACTGGAGAAGGAGTACGCGGCCATGAAGAGCAAGGAGATGGAGGAGCAGATTGAGATCAAG AGGCTTCGGACGGAGAACCGGCTCCTGAAGCAGCGGATTGAGACCTTGGAGAAG GAGAGCGCTGCTCTGGCTGATAGGTTAATACAG GGGCAGGTGACGCGCGCACAGGAGGCGGAGGAGAACTACGTCATCAAGCGGGAACTGGCTGTGGTGCGGCAGCAGTGCAGCTCGGCGGCCGAAGACCTGCAGAAGGCGCAGAGCACCATCCGGCAGCTGCAGGAGCAGCAG GATAACCCGCGCCTCACCGAGGACTTTGTGGCCCATCTGGAGACGGAGCTGGAGCAGTCACGGCTTCGGGAGACTGAGACCCTAGGGGCCCTTCGGGAGATGCAAGACAAGGTTCTGGACATGGAGAAG AGGAACAGCTCACTGCCCGACGAGAACAACGTGGCTCGGCTTCAGGAGGAGCTGAAGGCGCTCAAGGTTCGGGAGGGTGAGGCCGTGGCCTCAGCGCGGGAGCTGAAGCTGCAGCTGCAGGAGCTCTCGGACACCTGGCAG GCCCACCTATCCCGCGGTGGCCGCTGGAAGGAGTCCCCGCGGAAGCTGGTCCTGGGCGAGCTGCAGGACGAGCTGATGAGCGTGCGGCTGCGCGAGGCCCAGGCGCTGGCCGAGGGTCGAGAGCTGCGGCAGCGCGTGGTGGAGCTCGAGACGCAG GACCACATCCACCGCAACCTGCTGAACCGTGTGGAGGCTGAGCGCGCGGCGCTGCAGGAGAAGCTGCAGTACCTGGCGGCGCAGAACAAGGGGCTGCAGACGCAGCTCAGCGAGAGCCGCCGCAAGCAGGCGGAGGCCGAGTGCAAG agcAAGGAGGAGGTGATGGCCGTGCGCCTGCGGGAGGCGGACAGCATGGCGGCGGTGGCCGAGATGCGGCAGCGCATCGCGGAGCTGGAGATCCAG AGAGAGGAGGGCCGCATCCAGGGCCAGCTGAACCACTCGGACTCGTCGCAGTACATCCGCGAGCTCAAGGACCAGATCGAGGAGCTGAAGGCCGAG GTGCGGCTGCTGAAGGGCCCGCCGCCTTTTGAGGACCCGCTGGCCTTCGACGGGCTGGGCCTGGCTCGGCACCTGGACGAGGACTCGCTGCCATCGTCCGATGAGGAGCTGCTTGGCGTGGGCGTGGGCGCCGCGCTGCAGGACGCGCTCTACCCACTGTCGCCACGCGACGCACGCTTCTTCCGCCGGCTGGAGCGACCGGCCAAGGACAGTGAGGGCAGCTCCGACAGCGACGCTGACGAGCTGGCCGCGCCCTACAGCCAGGGCCTGGACAACTGA
- the EVI5L gene encoding EVI5-like protein isoform X1: MASPTLSPDSSSQEALSAPTCSPTSDSENLSPDELELLAKLEEQNRLLEADSKSMRSMNGSRRNSGSSLVSSSSASSNLSHLEEDTWILWGRIANEWEEWRRRKEKLLKELIRKGIPHHFRAIVWQLLCSATDMPVKNQYSELLKMSSPCEKLIRRDIARTYPEHEFFKGQDSLGQEVLFNVMKAYSLVDREVGYCQGSAFIVGLLLMQMPEEEAFCVFVRLMQEYRLRELFKPSMAELGLCIYQFEYMLQEQLPDLNTHFRSQSFHTSMYASSWFLTLFLTTFPLPVATRVFDIFMYEGLEIVFRVGLALLQVNQTELMQLDMEGMSQYFQRVIPHQFDSCPDKLILKAYQVKYNPKKMKRLEKEYAAMKSKEMEEQIEIKRLRTENRLLKQRIETLEKIPVIPGRSWPLLCCPPCGQGLISPHRDRGCTPEPGPRGQVTRAQEAEENYVIKRELAVVRQQCSSAAEDLQKAQSTIRQLQEQQDNPRLTEDFVAHLETELEQSRLRETETLGALREMQDKVLDMEKRNSSLPDENNVARLQEELKALKVREGEAVASARELKLQLQELSDTWQAHLSRGGRWKESPRKLVLGELQDELMSVRLREAQALAEGRELRQRVVELETQDHIHRNLLNRVEAERAALQEKLQYLAAQNKGLQTQLSESRRKQAEAECKSKEEVMAVRLREADSMAAVAEMRQRIAELEIQREEGRIQGQLNHSDSSQYIRELKDQIEELKAEVRLLKGPPPFEDPLAFDGLGLARHLDEDSLPSSDEELLGVGVGAALQDALYPLSPRDARFFRRLERPAKDSEGSSDSDADELAAPYSQGLDN; encoded by the exons ATGGCGAGCCCCACTCTGAGCCCCGACTCCTCATCCCAGGAGGCCCTGTCAGCCCCCACCTGCTCTCCCACCTCCGACTCCGAGAACCTCAGCCCCGATGAGCTGGAGCTGCTGGCCAAGCTTGAAGAGCAGAACCG GCTACTGGAGGCCGACTCCAAGTCCATGCGCTCCATGAATGGCTCCCGGCGGAACAGTGGCTCCTCACTGGTGTCCAGCTCCTCAGCCTCCTCCAACCTGAgccacctggaggaggacacgtGGATTCTGTGGGGCCGGATCGCCAACGAGTGGGAGGAGTGGAGACGCCGGAAGGAGAAGCTGCTGAAG GAGCTGATCCGCAAGGGCATCCCGCATCACTTCCGGGCCATCGTCTGGCAGCTCCTGTGCAGTGCCACAGACATGCCAGTCAAGAACCAGTACTCAGAGCTGCTCAAGATGTCGTCTCCCTGCGAGAAGCTCATCCGCAGGGACATCGCCCGCACTTACCCAGAGCACGAGTTCTTCAAGGGCCAGGACAGCCTAGGCCAGGAGGTCCTCTTCAATGTCATGAAG GCCTACTCGCTGGTGGACCGGGAGGTGGGCTACTGCCAGGGCAGCGCCTTCATCGTGGGACTGCTGCTCATGCAG atgccTGAGGAGGAGGCCTTCTGTGTGTTCGTGCGGCTGATGCAGGAGTACCGCCTGCGGGAGCTCTTCAAGCCCAGCATGGCCGAGCTGGGGCTCTGCATCTACCAGTTTGAATACATGCTACAG GAGCAGCTCCCGGACCTGAACACCCACTTCCGCTCCCAGAGCTTCCACACGTCCATGTATGCCTCGTCCTGGTTCCTCACGCTCTTCCTCACCACCTTCCCACTGCCTGTTGCCACCCGTGTCTTTGACATCTTCATGTATGAG GGCCTGGAGATCGTCTTCCGGGTGGGCCTCGCCCTGCTGCAGGTGAACCAGACGGAGCTGATGCAGCTGGACATGGAGGGGATGTCCCAG TACTTCCAGAGGGTGATCCCCCATCAGTTCGACAGCTGTCCAGATAAGCTGATCCTCAAGGCTTACCAGGTCAAGTACAACCCCAAGAAGATGAAGAG ACTGGAGAAGGAGTACGCGGCCATGAAGAGCAAGGAGATGGAGGAGCAGATTGAGATCAAG AGGCTTCGGACGGAGAACCGGCTCCTGAAGCAGCGGATTGAGACCTTGGAGAAG ATCCCCGTCATCCCTGGCAGATCCTGGCCTCTGCTGTGCTGTCCACCCTGTGGACAAGGACTTATTTCTCCTCACCGGGACAGAGGTTGCACGCCAGAGCCTGGGCCCCGG GGGCAGGTGACGCGCGCACAGGAGGCGGAGGAGAACTACGTCATCAAGCGGGAACTGGCTGTGGTGCGGCAGCAGTGCAGCTCGGCGGCCGAAGACCTGCAGAAGGCGCAGAGCACCATCCGGCAGCTGCAGGAGCAGCAG GATAACCCGCGCCTCACCGAGGACTTTGTGGCCCATCTGGAGACGGAGCTGGAGCAGTCACGGCTTCGGGAGACTGAGACCCTAGGGGCCCTTCGGGAGATGCAAGACAAGGTTCTGGACATGGAGAAG AGGAACAGCTCACTGCCCGACGAGAACAACGTGGCTCGGCTTCAGGAGGAGCTGAAGGCGCTCAAGGTTCGGGAGGGTGAGGCCGTGGCCTCAGCGCGGGAGCTGAAGCTGCAGCTGCAGGAGCTCTCGGACACCTGGCAG GCCCACCTATCCCGCGGTGGCCGCTGGAAGGAGTCCCCGCGGAAGCTGGTCCTGGGCGAGCTGCAGGACGAGCTGATGAGCGTGCGGCTGCGCGAGGCCCAGGCGCTGGCCGAGGGTCGAGAGCTGCGGCAGCGCGTGGTGGAGCTCGAGACGCAG GACCACATCCACCGCAACCTGCTGAACCGTGTGGAGGCTGAGCGCGCGGCGCTGCAGGAGAAGCTGCAGTACCTGGCGGCGCAGAACAAGGGGCTGCAGACGCAGCTCAGCGAGAGCCGCCGCAAGCAGGCGGAGGCCGAGTGCAAG agcAAGGAGGAGGTGATGGCCGTGCGCCTGCGGGAGGCGGACAGCATGGCGGCGGTGGCCGAGATGCGGCAGCGCATCGCGGAGCTGGAGATCCAG AGAGAGGAGGGCCGCATCCAGGGCCAGCTGAACCACTCGGACTCGTCGCAGTACATCCGCGAGCTCAAGGACCAGATCGAGGAGCTGAAGGCCGAG GTGCGGCTGCTGAAGGGCCCGCCGCCTTTTGAGGACCCGCTGGCCTTCGACGGGCTGGGCCTGGCTCGGCACCTGGACGAGGACTCGCTGCCATCGTCCGATGAGGAGCTGCTTGGCGTGGGCGTGGGCGCCGCGCTGCAGGACGCGCTCTACCCACTGTCGCCACGCGACGCACGCTTCTTCCGCCGGCTGGAGCGACCGGCCAAGGACAGTGAGGGCAGCTCCGACAGCGACGCTGACGAGCTGGCCGCGCCCTACAGCCAGGGCCTGGACAACTGA
- the EVI5L gene encoding EVI5-like protein isoform X3 — MASPTLSPDSSSQEALSAPTCSPTSDSENLSPDELELLAKLEEQNRLLEADSKSMRSMNGSRRNSGSSLVSSSSASSNLSHLEEDTWILWGRIANEWEEWRRRKEKLLKELIRKGIPHHFRAIVWQLLCSATDMPVKNQYSELLKMSSPCEKLIRRDIARTYPEHEFFKGQDSLGQEVLFNVMKAYSLVDREVGYCQGSAFIVGLLLMQMPEEEAFCVFVRLMQEYRLRELFKPSMAELGLCIYQFEYMLQEQLPDLNTHFRSQSFHTSMYASSWFLTLFLTTFPLPVATRVFDIFMYEGLEIVFRVGLALLQVNQTELMQLDMEGMSQYFQRVIPHQFDSCPDKLILKAYQVKYNPKKMKRLEKEYAAMKSKEMEEQIEIKRLRTENRLLKQRIETLEKGQVTRAQEAEENYVIKRELAVVRQQCSSAAEDLQKAQSTIRQLQEQQDNPRLTEDFVAHLETELEQSRLRETETLGALREMQDKVLDMEKRNSSLPDENNVARLQEELKALKVREGEAVASARELKLQLQELSDTWQAHLSRGGRWKESPRKLVLGELQDELMSVRLREAQALAEGRELRQRVVELETQDHIHRNLLNRVEAERAALQEKLQYLAAQNKGLQTQLSESRRKQAEAECKSKEEVMAVRLREADSMAAVAEMRQRIAELEIQREEGRIQGQLNHSDSSQYIRELKDQIEELKAEVRLLKGPPPFEDPLAFDGLGLARHLDEDSLPSSDEELLGVGVGAALQDALYPLSPRDARFFRRLERPAKDSEGSSDSDADELAAPYSQGLDN; from the exons ATGGCGAGCCCCACTCTGAGCCCCGACTCCTCATCCCAGGAGGCCCTGTCAGCCCCCACCTGCTCTCCCACCTCCGACTCCGAGAACCTCAGCCCCGATGAGCTGGAGCTGCTGGCCAAGCTTGAAGAGCAGAACCG GCTACTGGAGGCCGACTCCAAGTCCATGCGCTCCATGAATGGCTCCCGGCGGAACAGTGGCTCCTCACTGGTGTCCAGCTCCTCAGCCTCCTCCAACCTGAgccacctggaggaggacacgtGGATTCTGTGGGGCCGGATCGCCAACGAGTGGGAGGAGTGGAGACGCCGGAAGGAGAAGCTGCTGAAG GAGCTGATCCGCAAGGGCATCCCGCATCACTTCCGGGCCATCGTCTGGCAGCTCCTGTGCAGTGCCACAGACATGCCAGTCAAGAACCAGTACTCAGAGCTGCTCAAGATGTCGTCTCCCTGCGAGAAGCTCATCCGCAGGGACATCGCCCGCACTTACCCAGAGCACGAGTTCTTCAAGGGCCAGGACAGCCTAGGCCAGGAGGTCCTCTTCAATGTCATGAAG GCCTACTCGCTGGTGGACCGGGAGGTGGGCTACTGCCAGGGCAGCGCCTTCATCGTGGGACTGCTGCTCATGCAG atgccTGAGGAGGAGGCCTTCTGTGTGTTCGTGCGGCTGATGCAGGAGTACCGCCTGCGGGAGCTCTTCAAGCCCAGCATGGCCGAGCTGGGGCTCTGCATCTACCAGTTTGAATACATGCTACAG GAGCAGCTCCCGGACCTGAACACCCACTTCCGCTCCCAGAGCTTCCACACGTCCATGTATGCCTCGTCCTGGTTCCTCACGCTCTTCCTCACCACCTTCCCACTGCCTGTTGCCACCCGTGTCTTTGACATCTTCATGTATGAG GGCCTGGAGATCGTCTTCCGGGTGGGCCTCGCCCTGCTGCAGGTGAACCAGACGGAGCTGATGCAGCTGGACATGGAGGGGATGTCCCAG TACTTCCAGAGGGTGATCCCCCATCAGTTCGACAGCTGTCCAGATAAGCTGATCCTCAAGGCTTACCAGGTCAAGTACAACCCCAAGAAGATGAAGAG ACTGGAGAAGGAGTACGCGGCCATGAAGAGCAAGGAGATGGAGGAGCAGATTGAGATCAAG AGGCTTCGGACGGAGAACCGGCTCCTGAAGCAGCGGATTGAGACCTTGGAGAAG GGGCAGGTGACGCGCGCACAGGAGGCGGAGGAGAACTACGTCATCAAGCGGGAACTGGCTGTGGTGCGGCAGCAGTGCAGCTCGGCGGCCGAAGACCTGCAGAAGGCGCAGAGCACCATCCGGCAGCTGCAGGAGCAGCAG GATAACCCGCGCCTCACCGAGGACTTTGTGGCCCATCTGGAGACGGAGCTGGAGCAGTCACGGCTTCGGGAGACTGAGACCCTAGGGGCCCTTCGGGAGATGCAAGACAAGGTTCTGGACATGGAGAAG AGGAACAGCTCACTGCCCGACGAGAACAACGTGGCTCGGCTTCAGGAGGAGCTGAAGGCGCTCAAGGTTCGGGAGGGTGAGGCCGTGGCCTCAGCGCGGGAGCTGAAGCTGCAGCTGCAGGAGCTCTCGGACACCTGGCAG GCCCACCTATCCCGCGGTGGCCGCTGGAAGGAGTCCCCGCGGAAGCTGGTCCTGGGCGAGCTGCAGGACGAGCTGATGAGCGTGCGGCTGCGCGAGGCCCAGGCGCTGGCCGAGGGTCGAGAGCTGCGGCAGCGCGTGGTGGAGCTCGAGACGCAG GACCACATCCACCGCAACCTGCTGAACCGTGTGGAGGCTGAGCGCGCGGCGCTGCAGGAGAAGCTGCAGTACCTGGCGGCGCAGAACAAGGGGCTGCAGACGCAGCTCAGCGAGAGCCGCCGCAAGCAGGCGGAGGCCGAGTGCAAG agcAAGGAGGAGGTGATGGCCGTGCGCCTGCGGGAGGCGGACAGCATGGCGGCGGTGGCCGAGATGCGGCAGCGCATCGCGGAGCTGGAGATCCAG AGAGAGGAGGGCCGCATCCAGGGCCAGCTGAACCACTCGGACTCGTCGCAGTACATCCGCGAGCTCAAGGACCAGATCGAGGAGCTGAAGGCCGAG GTGCGGCTGCTGAAGGGCCCGCCGCCTTTTGAGGACCCGCTGGCCTTCGACGGGCTGGGCCTGGCTCGGCACCTGGACGAGGACTCGCTGCCATCGTCCGATGAGGAGCTGCTTGGCGTGGGCGTGGGCGCCGCGCTGCAGGACGCGCTCTACCCACTGTCGCCACGCGACGCACGCTTCTTCCGCCGGCTGGAGCGACCGGCCAAGGACAGTGAGGGCAGCTCCGACAGCGACGCTGACGAGCTGGCCGCGCCCTACAGCCAGGGCCTGGACAACTGA
- the EVI5L gene encoding EVI5-like protein isoform X4: MASPTLSPDSSSQEALSAPTCSPTSDSENLSPDELELLAKLEEQNRLLEADSKSMRSMNGSRRNSGSSLVSSSSASSNLSHLEEDTWILWGRIANEWEEWRRRKEKLLKELIRKGIPHHFRAIVWQLLCSATDMPVKNQYSELLKMSSPCEKLIRRDIARTYPEHEFFKGQDSLGQEVLFNVMKAYSLVDREVGYCQGSAFIVGLLLMQMPEEEAFCVFVRLMQEYRLRELFKPSMAELGLCIYQFEYMLQGLEIVFRVGLALLQVNQTELMQLDMEGMSQYFQRVIPHQFDSCPDKLILKAYQVKYNPKKMKRLEKEYAAMKSKEMEEQIEIKRLRTENRLLKQRIETLEKIPVIPGRSWPLLCCPPCGQGLISPHRDRGCTPEPGPRGQVTRAQEAEENYVIKRELAVVRQQCSSAAEDLQKAQSTIRQLQEQQDNPRLTEDFVAHLETELEQSRLRETETLGALREMQDKVLDMEKRNSSLPDENNVARLQEELKALKVREGEAVASARELKLQLQELSDTWQAHLSRGGRWKESPRKLVLGELQDELMSVRLREAQALAEGRELRQRVVELETQDHIHRNLLNRVEAERAALQEKLQYLAAQNKGLQTQLSESRRKQAEAECKSKEEVMAVRLREADSMAAVAEMRQRIAELEIQREEGRIQGQLNHSDSSQYIRELKDQIEELKAEVRLLKGPPPFEDPLAFDGLGLARHLDEDSLPSSDEELLGVGVGAALQDALYPLSPRDARFFRRLERPAKDSEGSSDSDADELAAPYSQGLDN; encoded by the exons ATGGCGAGCCCCACTCTGAGCCCCGACTCCTCATCCCAGGAGGCCCTGTCAGCCCCCACCTGCTCTCCCACCTCCGACTCCGAGAACCTCAGCCCCGATGAGCTGGAGCTGCTGGCCAAGCTTGAAGAGCAGAACCG GCTACTGGAGGCCGACTCCAAGTCCATGCGCTCCATGAATGGCTCCCGGCGGAACAGTGGCTCCTCACTGGTGTCCAGCTCCTCAGCCTCCTCCAACCTGAgccacctggaggaggacacgtGGATTCTGTGGGGCCGGATCGCCAACGAGTGGGAGGAGTGGAGACGCCGGAAGGAGAAGCTGCTGAAG GAGCTGATCCGCAAGGGCATCCCGCATCACTTCCGGGCCATCGTCTGGCAGCTCCTGTGCAGTGCCACAGACATGCCAGTCAAGAACCAGTACTCAGAGCTGCTCAAGATGTCGTCTCCCTGCGAGAAGCTCATCCGCAGGGACATCGCCCGCACTTACCCAGAGCACGAGTTCTTCAAGGGCCAGGACAGCCTAGGCCAGGAGGTCCTCTTCAATGTCATGAAG GCCTACTCGCTGGTGGACCGGGAGGTGGGCTACTGCCAGGGCAGCGCCTTCATCGTGGGACTGCTGCTCATGCAG atgccTGAGGAGGAGGCCTTCTGTGTGTTCGTGCGGCTGATGCAGGAGTACCGCCTGCGGGAGCTCTTCAAGCCCAGCATGGCCGAGCTGGGGCTCTGCATCTACCAGTTTGAATACATGCTACAG GGCCTGGAGATCGTCTTCCGGGTGGGCCTCGCCCTGCTGCAGGTGAACCAGACGGAGCTGATGCAGCTGGACATGGAGGGGATGTCCCAG TACTTCCAGAGGGTGATCCCCCATCAGTTCGACAGCTGTCCAGATAAGCTGATCCTCAAGGCTTACCAGGTCAAGTACAACCCCAAGAAGATGAAGAG ACTGGAGAAGGAGTACGCGGCCATGAAGAGCAAGGAGATGGAGGAGCAGATTGAGATCAAG AGGCTTCGGACGGAGAACCGGCTCCTGAAGCAGCGGATTGAGACCTTGGAGAAG ATCCCCGTCATCCCTGGCAGATCCTGGCCTCTGCTGTGCTGTCCACCCTGTGGACAAGGACTTATTTCTCCTCACCGGGACAGAGGTTGCACGCCAGAGCCTGGGCCCCGG GGGCAGGTGACGCGCGCACAGGAGGCGGAGGAGAACTACGTCATCAAGCGGGAACTGGCTGTGGTGCGGCAGCAGTGCAGCTCGGCGGCCGAAGACCTGCAGAAGGCGCAGAGCACCATCCGGCAGCTGCAGGAGCAGCAG GATAACCCGCGCCTCACCGAGGACTTTGTGGCCCATCTGGAGACGGAGCTGGAGCAGTCACGGCTTCGGGAGACTGAGACCCTAGGGGCCCTTCGGGAGATGCAAGACAAGGTTCTGGACATGGAGAAG AGGAACAGCTCACTGCCCGACGAGAACAACGTGGCTCGGCTTCAGGAGGAGCTGAAGGCGCTCAAGGTTCGGGAGGGTGAGGCCGTGGCCTCAGCGCGGGAGCTGAAGCTGCAGCTGCAGGAGCTCTCGGACACCTGGCAG GCCCACCTATCCCGCGGTGGCCGCTGGAAGGAGTCCCCGCGGAAGCTGGTCCTGGGCGAGCTGCAGGACGAGCTGATGAGCGTGCGGCTGCGCGAGGCCCAGGCGCTGGCCGAGGGTCGAGAGCTGCGGCAGCGCGTGGTGGAGCTCGAGACGCAG GACCACATCCACCGCAACCTGCTGAACCGTGTGGAGGCTGAGCGCGCGGCGCTGCAGGAGAAGCTGCAGTACCTGGCGGCGCAGAACAAGGGGCTGCAGACGCAGCTCAGCGAGAGCCGCCGCAAGCAGGCGGAGGCCGAGTGCAAG agcAAGGAGGAGGTGATGGCCGTGCGCCTGCGGGAGGCGGACAGCATGGCGGCGGTGGCCGAGATGCGGCAGCGCATCGCGGAGCTGGAGATCCAG AGAGAGGAGGGCCGCATCCAGGGCCAGCTGAACCACTCGGACTCGTCGCAGTACATCCGCGAGCTCAAGGACCAGATCGAGGAGCTGAAGGCCGAG GTGCGGCTGCTGAAGGGCCCGCCGCCTTTTGAGGACCCGCTGGCCTTCGACGGGCTGGGCCTGGCTCGGCACCTGGACGAGGACTCGCTGCCATCGTCCGATGAGGAGCTGCTTGGCGTGGGCGTGGGCGCCGCGCTGCAGGACGCGCTCTACCCACTGTCGCCACGCGACGCACGCTTCTTCCGCCGGCTGGAGCGACCGGCCAAGGACAGTGAGGGCAGCTCCGACAGCGACGCTGACGAGCTGGCCGCGCCCTACAGCCAGGGCCTGGACAACTGA